aaaaaaaaccaaaaaaaccaaaaaaaccagtAATCATCAGTATTTTCAGTATCCTCAGATCTGATACAATCAACAGACAtctacatttctttctcttacatgTCACTTTCTCATTTACAAAGAGCACAGAGCTGGCCAGTTTCAAGGGTATGGTTTTTGGCATCTGAACTATTtaccctttctttatttttggtgcAAAAGCAGGCCGAGAGCTCCTGCAGATAGATCACCATGCAGAAGGACAAGACACACAGAAAAGAGGCTCGTTTCCAAGAACAGTCAGGAGCTGGCTCCCATTTAAACTCCAAGATATAAGACCAGTCAGAAGCTGGTTCCCATTTAAACTCCAAGACTCAAGGAGGGCACAAAGGctcaaaggaaaacagaaatgactTTAGGGAGCTAAAAAAACCTGTGTGCATTGCAAGGTTAGTGGGTGATGTAGAGTAGGGACAACAAAAAACGAAGCAAGGGAGGACAAACGGGACAGAACACACAGGCCTGGGAGGCTTTGTTCTCAGAGCAATGGGAAATGAGAGGACTGTAGCAGGATAGTGGCTCTGCCACCTGGGACATCACAGCTCCTCCAGGGCAATATTTCCTACTTATAAGCCAGGTTACCACACTCTTAGCAGTCACCTGTTCACAAATACTGAGTAAGGGCCCACCATGCCCTCTACACACACAGTCAGGGAAGATATCCATGCAGATGCCTCAAGATCCACAGAGGCCACAGTAATGGACTCTGCCAGGACGGGGGTGGGAGGTGCCTGGCCTAGGAAAGGCATCTAAGATGGGCTGGGCTCCATAGCTAACTCTTTTCACTAAGCTGACAACCTTTTACTTCACATCCAGCAGAAgaacttaaaaatacataatgtatCCTTTAGAAAGAGGGAGTCCTGGCTGGTCCAAAGGTAGTGAGTTAGCTCAACTGATTGTTCACAGTCAGTTACAGATCAAATTCCTTGTTCTACTCTTTCTACCTTCTCACTATAGCACCAgactagtcttaaaaaaaaaaaaaaaaaaaaaaaaaaaagaaagaaaaagcaagtccTTACCGGGATGGCACTGGATAACACCTTAGGCTGGACAAATACTTCAGGATCCTGGTTCTGCTGCATAGACTGAAACgtttatgaagaaaagatagatGGATATAAGAAGTTTCAATTAAGAAGACTTCCTAGTCTTAATTGAAGAAGACTTTCCCAGTGGAAAATCTAGGTTAGTAATAGAAAATGGTTCAGATATTAACTAGTTCCTAGATTCCCAAGGGAAGAGTGTGACAGAAACTTTCAACTATGCAGCCAACAATTCAACTGCATGAGAGCTCTGCGACAGCCTCTCTTCTTTAGTTCCGGAGAGAAGGGGTGTGTGCAGAGCCTTTCAGGTATCTTTAAAGAAAAGCCCGAGACCTGTATCCCTTCTAAGAGCCAGAGACAGCCCAggaatatacataatttttaatttttgtgggtacataggtgtacatatttatgaggtatatgaaatgttttaatataggcatgcaatacataataatcacatcatggaaaatggggtatccatcccctcacaaatttttcctttgtgttacaatctaattatactcttcattattttaaaatatatacttaaattattgactataatcaccctgttgtgttattaaatactaggtcttattcattctattttttttttatgcattcaccatccccacctccccctaccttcctagcctctggtaaccatccttctattctctatctccatgagttcaaataaagtgagaacatgtgatgtctgTCCTGCAGCCTGGGCATATTTTTGCTGTTGAGTCTGTAGAGATAGAGATGAGAGATCTAGGCAGCATGGCACCTCTTGATAAGGTGATGTAAATGTGGACAGTTgaaaaaaatcagctttatttGACCTCATACCTTCAAGTCTAGGATGCTCTTATGGCACCTCTAGGGTACTTGGCACAAGGCAGGCACTCTAGGAGAGTGCTGTGGGAGATAGGAAGGGAGTTAAGCTTTGGAATAATTTGGTCCTGAGTCAAATGAGGACTCCTGGAAATGCTgggcaaaagcaaaacaaacatacaacCTCTGCTAAAGTGCATATCCagataggaaaataaattacttgGTTGTTCATGATAGGGCTTCTTACCTCAGCTGTCTCCTAGCCCGACATACTTTAAAGGGAcaactcttcaaaactgtcagtgTCATGACAGTTAAAACCAAGGTCTGTAGTTTCATCCCATCCAGTTATAGTTACCCACTatgcccacccccaccctcctgcCATTACCTGAAGGGGAGCAAGCACCATGTtgctcagggaggctgaggctgctgctCTCGCTGCTGCTGTCTTAGAGGAAGGCTCTATGAAGCTCTCAGGTGTGGCCAGCTGACCAGCTGCCGGAGAAAAGCTGGCTACCATTGCACCTTTCCCAAGTGGTTGTGTCTGTATTTGGTCATGCTGTGGGGTCAACCTGAGTTTCTGGAGAAGATCAACGCTTGGGAGGGATGTGCCAGCTGTGTTTGCCACGTTCAGTGGGGCCCGGAAGGGGCTCTGGCTGGCAATCAGACCGGCATGGCTTAGCTCAGGGACTGGCTGATTCAGGAGTGGAGACCTCTGTCTAGGCGTGGTCTTCACTGCCTGCATCATGGTGCTGTTTCGAGGTAAGCTGGGGGGAACCTGTGTAGTAGGAGCTTCAGATGGCAGAGTGGGACTGAGAACGGGACTCAACGGGATTGTGTAGGTTGGGGCATGCTTTTCATTGGACTGTGTGATGGAGGCTGGAGTGATTAGCACCGGGGTGGTGATTTCAGGCTGGACTGAGTGGTGGGCAGCAGAAGGGACACCCAGGGTTTCTGATTGAGGGGCTCCTCCTGACTGCTCAAAGGGAAATGGTAGGAATGAATTGGGCTCTTTCTGGGAGGCATCTCCTGGCAATCTCTCCACTTCTTCTGAATCCAGACTCACAACTGCTGGCTGTTCCTTTGGCAAAGAGGTTCCAAATAACTCTTCTACCGTCAGATGCTTGTGTCCAGATGGAGCAgactgaaaaacaaatgaaaccacCCAGTGAAAGAGGTCTCTTATAAAACAGCATAACCAAACTTCTTTTCCAGAAGTCAAAGATTGTACAGAATCAAGGATGGATGGAGTATAAAAATAAGGAATGGACAAAACTGAAGATGTACTAAGGATTAAGGCCCAAGTTCATCCAGTGTCCCCAGGTTGGTGGTTTGCATTGGTAATATAATTCAAATTTTTAGGGTCTCTGGGAGGCAGGATCAGAATTCACCATTCTTTTTCTTGGCAAAGCTGACTGTGCCCAATTGTCTCATGTCAGCAACACATAAGGAAATGACACTAGAGGAGACACAGGGACCGAATGTTGATCAGGTGATTCCACCTTTCACTGTTCTCAATGAAACGCTAGGCATTGGATCTCtgataaatcagaaaataaatccAGCTATTTAACAGTGGGCCATTACCTCTCCTTATTCTCTAGCCACAGAATTCTTAAGAAAAAGCAAAGCATTTAAGCctgacaatttaaaatttatatatattttagtaagtTGGCTTATtgacactcaaaggaaaaacttttgtgctttcCTGTACTTGTAAGCAACATTTCCATAGTCAATAACCTTTATTTTCTGAGTACTCACAGGGTGCCAGGTCTTGCTCTAACCTGGGCTCACGGGATGCAGTAAGGGAGTAACAACAGCTCCCAcagagcttacattttagtgggAGACACACCTAAGTACTTTGAAAACACAGGCAGCCTCAACTTTTTATTCCTAAAATGACTGAATTAGTTGTTTAGATCTGTTTATACTGAAAAAATTAGTTCATTGAAACACGATTCTCAAGGCTTCAGAAAGTCTGTAAGGCCCCAAAGTACACTGCAAATTAGTATAATATTGATAAAACTATGGTATGATCACATTACTACAGGAAAACAAACCCAATTTTGTCCAGGCAAATGTTTGTTTCATCCATTTGATAAAAATTCTTGAATTTATcaggtgccaggcattgtgctgtcACTGTGATGTGAAAAAAGAGGCCAGGACAACTGGTAAGGCCCGCCCCCCAGCCCCCTCTGCGCCCCACACTAGGCAGAACTGCAGAGTCGAGTGGGAGGGAAGGTGCTAGAAAAAGTGAAACTGGGGAGGGATGTGGTGAGCTGGCTGGGGAGCACGGCCACTGAGGCAGCCACACGTGCTTCAGCACAGCTGGGTCAGAGGCTGGGTAGGAGGGtgacagggaaagagagaagcagtGGGCAGACTGCAGAGTATCTGAGACATGTTAGAGGATCTGGACTTTATCCACAGGACAATGGCGACATGTTCAGGGGATGAGCCATCAGGCTTTATATTTTAGGAGGTGCACTTGGTTGGCCACATAAAGGACAAATTGTAGGGGTGAGACTGAGGAGAGTCTGGACTAAGATACTGGCAGAGAAGAGGATGAGAACTGGAGTTGGAATGGAAGGAGCTGGTGGCTGGCTAGGTAGGAGCAAGGAGCCGAGAGGACACCCTGGTATCTGGGTATTGGGTGGTGGTATCACTGCCTGGGCAGGCCAGCCCAAGAAGAGTCCCTAGGGTTAGGGAGAGGGGGAAGCTGAAGTTAGTTGTGAACATGTCTGGAGGTCTCTGTGGGACCTCTAGAACCTGGAGGTACTTAGAACACAAAATGGTAATGTTATTTTGTGTTCTTAAAACACAGAAATGGTAATACAAGTCAAGGGAGCAAAAGCATCCCCTCAGGAGGTTGTGGCGACATAGCTGTGATGTCCTATCAACCACCCAGAGGCAGGGCCTGGAGCCAACCACTGCTGCCTGGCTCTGCTCCTTTCCAGCTGTGTGGCCTGAGGAGTGCTGTccacttctctgagtctcaggcCTCTATAAAGTAGGGAGGGCTGGTAGAGGCTGACATGTATGGAACCCAGTGCGTGTTTAATGTCAGCACTCCAAACAACATGGAGAGCAAGTTTGCCAAGGCAGGGGTTCTCTTTCTCACGTATTCCTAATCCTTGCCTTTCTTGCTCTTGGACTTGCCTACCCAGGTAATGGCACCGCTACCCAGGACCACAGATCCCATCAGTACATAGCAGACACTCAACAGTGCTCTCTCCCAAAGTTCTTTCAGGGAGTAGGGGGAAGTCAGTTTGAGGAGAGAGGGAGCTTAAGGCAAGAGATCCCGTGTCAGGAGGGGCTCATGTCGGACAATAGGGAAAGGGCCAGCAGCGATGAGCATGCACACAAGTTTGCATGTGAAGGACAGAAAGTTAAGGGAGTGCCATTCTGTCTTCTCTCCCTGGTATGAGGACAGCATCATCTACTAGGTGAGAGGGACAGGGCAGGTCTGAAAAAATGTAGTCAGTAAAAAGTAACTGTTGTGGAGGAAGAGGCAAGAACCTCCCACAGTTGAAAAAAACTTGTAGGTTCATACCAAACCATTTCACCttagaaaatattcaataaagaAATTCCACTAATCTCACTTCAAATATAAGACAGCATCAATATCTAATTTTAAACTGTGGAtacaaaaaaaacactaaagatCTTATATGGttcaatttcttcatattttttcttctgaaaaaaaaaaaccgtagAGTTTAGGGTCTGAAAAAAAAGACACCTCAGCTGTTAACTGGGAAAATTacataatctttctttttctttctttttttgagacagggtctcattcagtccgactggaatgcagtggtgtgatcacagcttatgcagcctcaacctcccagactcaaacaatcctttcatgtagctgggaccacaggtgcatgccaccatgctcagtttatttttacattttttgtagtgaGCCATTGAGCCCAGCACAATCTTTCTAATTTAGTTCCTCATCTGAAAAGCGAGGACATTCGGACAATGATCTCAGAGcactgttgtgaaaattaaattctCAATATAATGTCTGGTGCCCAAAAAGCATTAAATTGAAGTTGGCTTAAACTGTAATCACATAAACACcatgtggtcttttttttttgagacgtagtcttgccctatcgcccaggctggagtgtagaggcgtgacctcagctcactgtaacctccgcctcccaggttcaagcaattctcatgcctcagcctcctgagtagctgggattacaggcacgcaccaccacatccagcgaatttttgtatttttagtagagacgggtttaaccatgttgcccaggctggtctcgaacttcttctgacctcaggtgatctgcatgccttggcctcccaaagtgctgggattacaggcgtgagccaccacgcccagcccaccaTGTGGTCTTAATAGCAAGCATGGagtaacaaacaaaaattcattaAATGCTCCTAGAATATTATACCCCACAATgcaagacaacaacaacaaaacacctgGTAAGATGACCAAGGCTAGGCCATTATAAACCTCCTGGTCACTCCCAATGCAAAGAATCATCAAGGACACAGCTGTATGTTTAAAACTCCctggtaatatttttctttctatctatctatctatctatctatctatctatctatctatctatctgtctgtctgtctgtctgtctgtctgtctgtctgtctatctatctatttattttttgagacggagtctcgctctgtcgcccaggctggagtgcagtggctggatctcagctcactgcaagctctgcctcccaggtttaggccattctcctgcctcagcctctgaagtagctgggactacaggtgcctgccacctcgcccggctagttttttgtattttttagtagagacggggtttcaccgtgttagccaggatggtctcgatctcctgaccttgtgatccgcccgtctcggcctcccaaagtgctgggattacaggcttgagccaccgtgcccggcccctggTAATATTTCAAACCCATTCTATCTAGGTCAAAATAGACAACAAATTCTCCCCTGGGACAGACTTCTCTGTCCAGGCCACACAGCTGCAGACATGTGCACCAGTTCCATTTACTACACTGAACATTCTGACTTAGTCACTTGTGAATTCCTGGCATCATAAATGTCTACCGACAGCACAATAGACGTTtatctccctattttaaaaaactgtagtaaaatatacataaaatttaccattttaaccatatttaagtgtaaaattcagcagcatttagtacattcacattgttgattttaaggttcatccatgttctaacgtgtatcagaatttcatttctttttatggccgaataatgttccattgcatgtatatgtgACACTTATTTATCTATGCTTCCATTAACGGACactggagttcttttttttttttttgagacggagtctcgcgctgttgcctgggctggagtgcagtggccggatctcagctcactgcaagctccgcctcccgagtttacgccattctcctgcctcagcctcccaagtaactgggattacaggcgcccgccaactcacccggctagttttttgtatttttttagtagagacggggtttcaccgtgttctccaggatggtctcgatctcctgacctcgtgatccacccgcctcgacctcccaaagtgctgggattacaggcttgagccaccgcgcccggcctggagttcTTGAGATGTTTCCACCTTCTAGCTAGTGCAAATACTGCTGCTATAAACACTGGTGTGGAAGTATCTGTTTGAATGCCTGTTTCcaattcttctgggtatatacccaggagcagaagtgctgggtcatatagtaattctaagtttaactttttgaggaaccaccaaactgttttttcCCCTAGTGCCTGAACCATTTCACATTATCACCGGCAATCCAACAGGGTGGCCAGTATACAGCAGTGTATGAGGTAACAGAGTATATAGAGTATTTTCCACATACTCTCCAACACTTGTGATGTTCTGTTTTAATGATactagccatcctaatgggtatgaagtgatACCTCCATGTGGTTTGAATTTGCATGTCCCTATTGACTAACGATgaggagcatcttttcatgtgcttattggccatctgtatatcttataTGGAGATTcctattaaaatctttttttttttttttgagacggagtctcgctctgtcgcccgggctggagtgcagtggccggatctcagctcactgcaagctccgcctctggggtttacgccattctcctgcctcagcctcccaagtaactgggattacaggcgcccgccatctcgcccggttaattttttgtattttttagtagagacggggtttcaccgtgttcgccaggatggtctcgatttcctgacctcgtgatccgcccatctcggcctcccaaagtgctgggattacaggcttgagccaccgcgcccggcccagtcctATTAAAATCTTTTACCCAGTTTTGAATTGGGCTAATTcctttttatatacattatatgtttaGAAAACAAATGGGTCAAGTTTCTTAGCAAAAAAGTACTGGAAAataacactaatttttttttttttttttttaaatttttgagatggagtctcactgtcacccaggctggagtgcagtggtgtgatcctggctcactgcaacctccacctcctgggttcaagtgatcctcctgcctcagcctcccgagtagctgggattgcagtcacgcaccaccacactcggttaatttttgtatttttagtagagatggcgtatTACCATGTTAGCTGGGCTGTtcctgaactcctaacctcaggtgatcggtCTGtctcggcccccaaagtgctgggcttacagccaacgtgcctggccaaCACCACTAATTCTTATTAATGCAAAGTAAATGAATCATCTATTATAGAATATGTATGCAGACACACAAACCAATATTTAGATAtaaactactttggaaaacagagaTCAGATTGGGTCTATGTtgcagaaatttaagaaaaggaaCAATCATGGAGAAACTTCATCACAAAATACACCTGAGGCATAATCCAGACAGCAACTTTTACTTGTCCAGTGAAACATAAATTAACTTTGAACAGCCAAAAATCTACTTTAAGTCAGGCAgagtgcctcatgcctataatctcagcactttggcaggcctaGGCGGAAGCACTGTTTGAAgctaggagtttaagatcagcctggtcaacatactgaggcccctgcctctacaaaaaaatttaaaaagtagctgcacaaggtggtgtgcacctgtggtcctggctg
This sequence is a window from Macaca fascicularis isolate 582-1 chromosome 2, T2T-MFA8v1.1. Protein-coding genes within it:
- the DCP1A gene encoding mRNA-decapping enzyme 1A isoform X2, whose translation is MLSRAKDEYERNQMGDSNISSPGLQPSTQLSNLGSTETLEETPSGSQDKSAPSGHKHLTVEELFGTSLPKEQPAVVSLDSEEVERLPGDASQKEPNSFLPFPFEQSGGAPQSETLGVPSAAHHSVQPEITTPVLITPASITQSNEKHAPTYTIPLSPVLSPTLPSEAPTTQVPPSLPRNSTMMQAVKTTPRQRSPLLNQPVPELSHAGLIASQSPFRAPLNVANTAGTSLPSVDLLQKLRLTPQHDQIQTQPLGKGAMVASFSPAAGQLATPESFIEPSSKTAAARAAASASLSNMVLAPLQSMQQNQDPEVFVQPKVLSSAIPVAGAPLVTATTTAVSSVLLAPSVFQQTVTRSSDLERKASSPSPLTIGTPESQRKPSIILSKSQLQDTLIHLIKNDSSFLSTLHEVYLQVLTKNKDNHNL